The sequence below is a genomic window from Ornithobacterium rhinotracheale.
AAATCAATTAAAAATTGTATTTTAGGCGGAGCAAAAATTTTTGATGAATGAAAGTAAGAAATGTCGTACTAGCAGCGTGTGCACTCACAGCCTGTGCTACGCCGCCTAAACAAATTAAACAAGTGAAAGAGAATGTTTTAAAATACCCTACGACCAAAAAAGAAAATGTGAGTTATGAGCATTTTGGCGTAAAAGTGCAAGATCCCTACCGCTGGCTCGAGGACGATCGCTCGGCAGAAACAGCCGCTTGGGTGAAGGCTGAAAACGAAGTAACCAACGCGTATTTAGCCCAAATTCCGTTTAGAAATCAACTTAAAAAACAACTGACTGATTTATGGAATTATGAGAAAATTTCTGCCCCGTCGCGTCACGGCAACTGGTTGTATTTTTATAAAAATGATGGATTGCAAGCACAATCGGTGTTGTATCGCAAAAAAAGCGAAAACGCTAAACCTGAGGTTTTTTTAGACCCAAATAAATTTTCCAAAGACGGCACCACATCGCTTGCGGGCATTAGCTTTTCCAAAGACGGTTCGCTCGCAGCTTATCAAATCTCAGAAGGCGGTTCGGATTGGAGAAAAGTCATCGTGATAGATACCAATACCAAGCAACAGGTGGGAGATATTTTGGTTGATGTGAAATTCTCGGATCCTGCTTGGCTCGGCAACGAGGGCTTCTTTTATTCTTCATACGATAAGCCACAAGGCAGCGAACTTTCGGCAAAGACCAATCAGCACAAATTGTATTTCCATAAATTGCGCACGCCTCAAAAAACAGATGAATTGATTTTCGGTGGAGAAAAAACACCACGCCGATACATCAGTGCTAGCATTACCGAAGATCAACGATATTTAATCATTTCTGCGGCACAATCTACTAGTGGAAACGAGCTTTATATCAAAGATTTAAAAAATCCAAATGCTGAAATAATTACGGTTTTAAACGATTTTTCTACCGATACGCGTGTAGTGAATAGTCAGGGAGAGGAATTGTTTATGCAGACCAATTACCAAGCACCCAACAATCGTTTGATAAAAGCAAATATCAATAATTTAGCCAAAGAAAATTGGGTAGATGTCATTCCAGAAAAGCCAGAAGTGCTCAATGTTTCGTCGGTGGGCGGTTTTCTTTTTGCCCATTATTTAAAAGATGCCAACACGCAAGTTTTTCAGTATGATTATGATGGGCGACAAATTCGCCAAATCCAATTGCCAGGGCTAGGAACAGCGAGTGGCTTTGGAGGAAAAGATAGCGAAAAAACGACTTATTTCACATTTACCAATTATATCACGCCGCCCACTATTTATCAATACGATGTGATAAGTGGAGATTTCTCGGTATACGAAAAATCAAAAGTAAAATTCAATCCAGAAGATTATGTTTCTGAGCAGGTTTTCTATACTTCAAAAGATGGAACCAAAGTCCCAATGACTATTTTCTATAAAAAAGGATTGAATAAAAATGGTAAAAATCCAACTATTTTATATGGTTATGGTGGGTTTAATATTAGTTTGACACCGTCGTTTAGCGTTGCACGAGCCGTGTGGATTCAAAACGGTGGCGTATATGCCGTAGCAAATCTGCGCGGTGGTGGCGAATATGGAAAAGAATGGCATGATGCGGGAACCAAATTGCACAAAAAAAATGTTTTTAATGATTTTATTGCCGCCGCCCAATATTTGCACCAAAATAAATACACTTCGCCAGCCTATACCGCCATCGATGGGCGTTCCAATGGTGGATTGCTCGTAGGTGCAAGCGAAACTTTGCGTCCTGATTTATTTGGGGTGGCGTTGCCAGGCGTGGGCGTGCTCGATATGCTGCGCTACCACACCTTCACGGCGGGCGCGGGCTGGGCGTACGACTACGGAACTGCTGAAGACAGCAAAGAAATGTTTGAATATTTAAAATCATATTCGCCCGTGCACAATGTGAAAAAAGGCGTTTGCTACCCAGCAACACTCGTGCTTACAGGCGACCACGACGATAGAGTAGTGCCAGCGCATAGCTTTAAATTTGCCGCCGAGCTCCAAGCTAAGCAATCCTGTGCTAAACCTACACTCATTCGCATTGAAACCAATGCAGGGCACGGCGCAGGGCGCTCCACAGAGCAAGTGGTAAGCGAATATACCGATGCTTATTCCTTTGCGCTCTACCAAATGGGCGTAAGGCATTTGCCATTTAGATAGGGCAGAGGCTATGCAGTAATTAAGATGAATTTTTTACCTCAACCGCCAGCTCCGCAGGAGCTGGCGGTTTCTTTTTTTATGGCAGAGGTGGGGCGTTTTGCCCTTTTTTTGCCATTCTCTTTCGTAGGTTTGCGCGTGTACCTTGTAGGTTTGCGTATGTACCTTGTAATGATGCGTTTCTTCTTGGTAAGCATTGCTTTTTCAGCGGTAATGATTACTTTTTCAGTAGTAATGATTGCTTTTTCAGTGGTAATGATTACCTTTTCAGTGGTAATGATTACTTTTTCAGTGGTAGTGATTACTTTTTCAGTGGTAGTGATTACTTTTTCAGTAGTAATGATTACTTTTTCAGTGGTAGTGATTACTTTTTCAGCGGTAGTGATTACTTTTTCAGTGGTAGTGATTACTTTTTCAGCGGTAGTGATTACTTTTTCAGCGGTAGTGATTACTTTTTCAGTGGTAGTGATTACTTTTTCAGCGGTAGTGATTACTTTTTCAGCGGTAGTGATTACTTTTTCAGCGGTAGTGATTACTTTTTCAGCGGTAGTGATTACTTTTTCAGCTGTAGTGATTACTTTTTCAGCTGTAGTGATTACCTTTTCAGCGGTAGTGATTACTTTTTCAGTGGTAGTGATTGCCTTTTCAGTGGTAGTGATTGCCTTTTCAGTGGTAGTGATTGCCTTTTCAGCGGTAATGATTACCTTTTCAGTGGTAATGATTACCTTTTCAGCGGTAATGATTGCTTTTTCAGTGGTAATGATTGCTTTTTCAATGGTAAATATGAATTTATACCCGGTAGTTTTGTATTTTTTTGAGAAATTTTCAATTTATGGGTTTTAAATCTAGGTTAAACAAAGCCACGCCTCCTTTGGAGGCGTGGCTTTTGCATAGCTTTGAAAGTAGCATTTTATGGCTCTACTATTCCAAATTTCTGCATTAGATATTGGTTAATTTGCGCGATTTCTTCATCGGTGAGCTGGCGGTCATAGATAAGTACTTCGCCGATTTCGCCCTGCCATATTCTATCGTTAAAGCCGCGGTCTTTGGCAATGGAGCCTACCTTGGCGGCGGCTTTATTATCCGCCACGCGCACGGTGTAGAGCGCAAGCTTATCGGTTTTGAAATTGGTGTTAAAGAAATTCGCCGTTTTATTATTAATCATTGTGGCGCCTCCGTTGGCAGGGTCAAAGCGATTGCGGTCGCTCATCCAGCCCGAGAAGATAGGCCCCAAAGCACCGTTGCTATGGAAGTCTGCCGCGCTTTCGCTACCGAGCAAGAAACTGAAATTGCTGGTGGTGTTAGGGTTGAGCTTAGAGACGATGAAGAAGGTTTTGCCCTGATAGGTTTGGTCTAGCTGAATGCTCGCGCCCTCTCTATTCGGCTGAATGCTGATGAGCTTTTGCCCCGTGGCGGCGGTTTTCATTTCCGCAAAATTAGGCTTCGCAAGGGTGTAGCCTGCACCCGAGATGGGGTCTTCTATCACCTGATTGTCCCAATCCATATGGTTGGCGCTCACCCGAGCCACAAGCCCCGAGATGCTGTTGGGCAGGTCGCTTTCTTTTGGGCGAGTTGCAATGCCATATTTATCGATTAAATACTGATTGATTTGCTGAATTTGGGCAAGGTCTAGCTTTTCATCTAAGATGATGACTTCGGCAATGTTTCCTATCCAAGTTCTGTTGCCAAAACCTCTGTCCTTAGAGATGTAGCGCACGCTGGCGCTGGCATTGGCATCGTCTACACGCAGGGCATACACCGCGAGGCCATTGGTGTAGAAAT
It includes:
- a CDS encoding prolyl oligopeptidase family protein, whose protein sequence is MKVRNVVLAACALTACATPPKQIKQVKENVLKYPTTKKENVSYEHFGVKVQDPYRWLEDDRSAETAAWVKAENEVTNAYLAQIPFRNQLKKQLTDLWNYEKISAPSRHGNWLYFYKNDGLQAQSVLYRKKSENAKPEVFLDPNKFSKDGTTSLAGISFSKDGSLAAYQISEGGSDWRKVIVIDTNTKQQVGDILVDVKFSDPAWLGNEGFFYSSYDKPQGSELSAKTNQHKLYFHKLRTPQKTDELIFGGEKTPRRYISASITEDQRYLIISAAQSTSGNELYIKDLKNPNAEIITVLNDFSTDTRVVNSQGEELFMQTNYQAPNNRLIKANINNLAKENWVDVIPEKPEVLNVSSVGGFLFAHYLKDANTQVFQYDYDGRQIRQIQLPGLGTASGFGGKDSEKTTYFTFTNYITPPTIYQYDVISGDFSVYEKSKVKFNPEDYVSEQVFYTSKDGTKVPMTIFYKKGLNKNGKNPTILYGYGGFNISLTPSFSVARAVWIQNGGVYAVANLRGGGEYGKEWHDAGTKLHKKNVFNDFIAAAQYLHQNKYTSPAYTAIDGRSNGGLLVGASETLRPDLFGVALPGVGVLDMLRYHTFTAGAGWAYDYGTAEDSKEMFEYLKSYSPVHNVKKGVCYPATLVLTGDHDDRVVPAHSFKFAAELQAKQSCAKPTLIRIETNAGHGAGRSTEQVVSEYTDAYSFALYQMGVRHLPFR